CCTTGAGCTCGATCGCTTCTCCGGTCACTTCGTCGGTGATGGTTACCCAATTGAACTCGCCGTTGTCGGCGATGTACCAGCCGAGCATGTCCGTGGTCTGCTTGTAGGCCGCCGAAATGCCGATCGCGCTGGTCGCGGTCAGCTCGTGTTCGAAGCCGAGGGTGTACTCCCAGGTCTCGGCGTTCTTGACGCCCGGTGCGAGGGTTACGTCTTCTGCTTCAAAAAAGCCGTGCGAATACCCCCATTCGCCTGTTGCCGGGTCCTGGATCTCATACCAATAAGACGGCATTTCGGGCGGCGGGTAGTTATAGTCGCCGGCGATCAACCCGGCGTGGAAGCGCCCGACCGAGCCGCGGAGGGCGTTCTCTCCG
This window of the bacterium genome carries:
- a CDS encoding TonB-dependent receptor: WSAFVADAWQVSNNVTLELGVRYDKSKGWIKDLARLDDDNNPTGEIVPGRDTVEWDYIDPRLGFAWDIGGTGENALRGSVGRFHAGLIAGDYNYPPPEMPSYWYEIQDPATGEWGYSHGFFEAEDVTLAPGVKNAETWEYTLGFEHELTATSAIGISAAYKQTTDMLGWYIADNGEFNWVTITDEVTGEAIELK